The window CATCAACTGCATCTTGTCATTACGGAACCCCACTACTTCCACAGGTATCTGCTTATGTTTCTCCTCGTTATATATCATAGCAATATCGCCGATACTTGCACGGTTTCCTGATGACTCCATAGCCATCCCCACTACATTTTCAATTTTTCCTATGTAACTGACCGTCTCAGTTTTCTGAATCAGCTCGGGCAGCTTTGAAAACATGGCATTACTCCTTAATTATACTCTGGCGTTATTTAAAATATCCTTGATATTCTCAAGCTGAGTCTGGACACTGGCGTCAATAATTTCATCCGGGAGTTCTATAATGCAGGTTCCCTCCTCGCCATTGTCCATGGTAATAATCTTAATATTCTCAGACAGATGTGACAGGGCGTCCAGAAAAGCAGAATCCACATCCAGGGAAATTCCTGTGTTGCATTTTGTAATGTATATTTTGGCCCACTGCTTCTTTGTAAGCTTATCTGTGGCAGCCAGAATCATACGCTTTACAATATCACCGCTTGAGGAAATACTTGTCTGGATAATCTTCTCGGCAACAGTCAGGGAAATATTCTTCAGGTCGTCTATATACTGCTCCAGCATCTTCTCTTTCTCGATAGAAACACTTTGGACCACATCCGCAGCATTCCTCTGTAAATTTCGGATTTCTCTATCCAGAATTTTCCGCTGCTCCTCATATGCCTGCTTCAGGCCTTCCTCCCGGCCTTCCTGATAGCCTTTGCTATAGGCCTCCTCCCGGAGGAACTGCGCCTGTTCCCTGGCTTCCTCCAAAAGCCGGGCGGCATCCGCCTCAGCTTCTTTTCTTATCTCTTCCTCTGTGAGGGCCGCTGGTTCCTCTTCAGCATCCTCCTCTGTCTCTTCCTCCCGGCTCTCTATCTGAAAACCGGCAAAAAAATCATATGGCCGGATTGTCTCTTCTTCCTTCGGCCCCTTCATAATCCTAGGCAATGATTTCATCCTTTCCGCTCTTAACTATAATTAATTCTCCGGCTTCCTCCAGCCTTCTGATTACGCCCACAATTCTCTGCTGAGCTTCTTCCACATCCCTGAGACGTACATTAACTGTAATATCGAGGTCGGACTGAATGCTTTCAGCCATACGTTTAGATACGTTAGCAAAAATAAGTTCTTTGATGCTGTCGTCAGATCCCTTGAGTGCATAGACAATGTCTTTGACGTCGCACTCCCTGATAAATCTCTGGATTGACCTGTTGTCCATGGATACAATATCCTCGAATACAAACATCTTCTTGCGGATTGTGTCCGCCAGTTCTTCGTCCTCTCTGCCCAGCTCATCAAAGATGTATTTTTCATTTCCTCTATCCATATGGTTCATGACATCTGCTATGTAGTCAATACCGCCGATGGTTGTGTAATCTGTTGTAAGGATGTTCTCGAACCTCTTCTTTAGGGAGGACTCTACGATCTTGATGGCATCGGGTGAGGCGCTCTCCATCCTGGCCACACACTCTACTACTTTAATCCTCTTTTCCTTCGGGAGCTCACTGATGACAGTGGCCGCCTGATCTGGCTCTGCATAAGAGAGTACCAGGGCAATTGTCTGGGGCCTCTCATGCTGCAGGAAGGAAAAAAGATTTTTCACACTGCTTTTTCTGATAAATTCAAAGGGCCTGGTTTTCAGCGATTTTGCCAGCTTTTCCAGAAGTGTCTGGGCCGTGGCCTCCCCAAATGCCTTCTCAAGGACTGCCCTTGCATATTCCATGCCGCCGTCTGTCACGACTTTCTGGGTCAGGCACGTCTTGTAAAACTCATCTAAGACTTCTTCTGTCTGTTCCGGAGAAATATGCCCCAGCTTAGCCACTTCAATTGTCAGCTTTTCTATATCGCTCTCGCTTAAATGTTTATATATTTTGGACGCCTTGTCGGCGCCAAGTGATACAATAACCGCCGCTGCTTTCTGTTCAGGCGTTAATACATTATTCTCCATTTGCACCGCCTCCATTCAGCCAGCTCTTTAACAGCTGGGCAGATATTTCTGCATTCTGATCTGCAAATTCCCGGATATTTTTCTTTAGTTCCATACCACGGTCATTCTGAATTTCCTGAAGCTCCTGATTCAAGTCAAGGAGAGAATCTGTCTCCTCTTCCAGTATCTCAGTTTCTTCCTCAAGCTCTTCTGCTTTTCTGCGCTTTCTTCTGATTATCAGGATGACAGCCAAGATAAGCAGAAGCAATGCGGCAGCAGCCCCTGCAATTACCGCATACAGTGGAACCCCTGTAGTATCGGCAGACGTCTGGTCTGCATTCTGGTTATTTGTGTTATCCTTGTAAAATGGCGCGCTTGCGATTGTTATCTTTTCATTCTGGTCCGCAGCCGCAATTCCTGCCGCATTGCCGACCAGGGAACGGATCTGGGCCTCCCTGAGGCTTCCATAGCCGTTTCCGTTAATAGCAACTGAAACCGTCAGGTCA of the Luxibacter massiliensis genome contains:
- a CDS encoding FliH/SctL family protein, whose protein sequence is MKSLPRIMKGPKEEETIRPYDFFAGFQIESREEETEEDAEEEPAALTEEEIRKEAEADAARLLEEAREQAQFLREEAYSKGYQEGREEGLKQAYEEQRKILDREIRNLQRNAADVVQSVSIEKEKMLEQYIDDLKNISLTVAEKIIQTSISSSGDIVKRMILAATDKLTKKQWAKIYITKCNTGISLDVDSAFLDALSHLSENIKIITMDNGEEGTCIIELPDEIIDASVQTQLENIKDILNNARV
- the fliG gene encoding flagellar motor switch protein FliG; the protein is MENNVLTPEQKAAAVIVSLGADKASKIYKHLSESDIEKLTIEVAKLGHISPEQTEEVLDEFYKTCLTQKVVTDGGMEYARAVLEKAFGEATAQTLLEKLAKSLKTRPFEFIRKSSVKNLFSFLQHERPQTIALVLSYAEPDQAATVISELPKEKRIKVVECVARMESASPDAIKIVESSLKKRFENILTTDYTTIGGIDYIADVMNHMDRGNEKYIFDELGREDEELADTIRKKMFVFEDIVSMDNRSIQRFIRECDVKDIVYALKGSDDSIKELIFANVSKRMAESIQSDLDITVNVRLRDVEEAQQRIVGVIRRLEEAGELIIVKSGKDEIIA